A genome region from Mugil cephalus isolate CIBA_MC_2020 chromosome 13, CIBA_Mcephalus_1.1, whole genome shotgun sequence includes the following:
- the dlg5a gene encoding disks large homolog 5a isoform X3, with amino-acid sequence MEPKHKELLDQCHQNLLESITDADRVIELLIVSGTLSQLDRFELDQNCSSSAEKVDHLLKMLMNKESDHFLDLCVALEKAYPDLYAALFSNNGGGPVDHSTGSTYSVLSTMPSDSESSSSLSSVGSPVNGEASSPPPAINDNRHSGDNLDTILLQLRQVTRERDELRKRLALASPGTTFDDCRPNSKASHDYERLKSQCMRAMADLQSLQNQHTKTLKRCEEAVKEADFYHMLHSRVLGDQAQLKEEMETLRRDNAQLVREHNHLKQNCEELKRLHGQDQKELADLRQQQQQVMREKGSSEVLNKLYDTAMDKLESVKKEYDALSKRYSEKVANHNTDLSRLEQAEEENRRLQKQMDALLKQRDSAMHYQQQYSTSMRRFDSVQQELNKSSAQNKELQREMERLQSEVTRYKNLQLKSTKDCEKYKEERDSVFNEYRLIMSERDQVIKELDKLQTELEAAEARLKNTSSERVVASEELEALRQELNSSLVDRDRAICERNELLEKYCHEVKDKAEAQKELSQACKDIETVREERDVARKERTEAIIQRDQLLREYYQARQKQDSATLDMERANKEIEVLRKQYEAMSQELKEATQEAEVAKCRRDWAFQERDKIVAERESIRTLCDNLRRERDRAVSDLADALRNLDDMRKQKNDTLREVKELKEKMESQLEKEARFCQLMAHSSHDSAIDTDSLEWETEVVEFEKDREDMDLKALGFDIAEGVNDPYLPGDCGIFVTRVDKGSIADGRLRVNDWLLKINDMDLTNKDRKQVVKAVINGGGLINMVVRRRKSLGGRLVTPVHINLVGHKDSGIGLESGVFVTAIVQGSPAAREGSLTVGDRLIAINGIALDNKSVTECEALLRNCRDSISLSLMKFFPHSTSGQNIFESLRESSEKTNGRVHLSEVHSRNSRNLKHNSSTQTDIFCPDVGSASTSSIPGDRRKLRAEPDDVYGDMGKPFSTGSLHATSLRPASDLGSGRYGPSAFQECCPYTKAPSSLPFEPVSPSDCMSMETTLEKKHSGGTWPKMMVGGMSVAPDNTSPVTAATQLSIYKSPKQRKSIFDPDTFKRPETPSSKMEYMAANQIAAVAAAASHSPQPSKTESLSSSSTPTPTPPTPPTRSDSFKFKHKHQSSSASDCTITSDGKGEAAVSMAAGESRERSERERDRNGNHYFLDGKVLTSRKSCDEDIGRTRGEEPEVKRPRPKSAPALRRRMTPQTITLPTFQSYSNDEHSPEPRDMLRSSPSRSHRHSVGFVPTVYNGTLPPNSAHRGLSPCPAVTAVMRNPVYTVRSHRVHTSNCPSVASQICHQHTHTSPQHQGRLSLDLSQQKRTSDYSESSSSRSSRASHGTNSLPSGARLGSSNNVQYRTERIKIPSTPRYPRSMLGSDRGSLSHSECSSPSLITPPQSPLNLETSSFASSQSQGSISTLPRISVSPVPIGERRKDRPYLEEPRNVIVHKGAEPLGISIVSGENGGIFVSKVTGGSIAHQAGLEYGDQLLEYNGINLRNATEQQARLIIGQQCDTITIMAQYNPHMYQLGNHSRSSSRLEPVSTQSTPQGSGAATPDNHSAIDTLSEQDEGTLTPSSKQTTPTTSPQNFVRMPSEGSRKVGEPRLVMVRRPGVEVGVTLCGGNLRGVYIESLDEDSPARGADGLLAGDLILEYNSVNMKNKTAEEVYVEMLKPAETVTLKVQHRPDDFSMVKDVPGDGFYIRALYDRVGEAEGDLSFKKDDILYVDESLPKGSFGTWMAWQLDENAQQIQRGQIPSKYMMDQEFYRRHSVTEMKEDSGKTLSAAARRSFFRRKQKHKRSSSKDSKEMVALDTISTDSIPFLDDCVSLAYQRVQKVECASPRPVLLLGPLTDPVKEMLVKESPGKFCRCVLEVMKASQQAIERGVKDCLFIDYKRRSGHFDVTTVASIKEITDKGCHCLLDIAPHAIERLHSVHIYPIVVFVRYKNAKQIKEQKDPIYLRDKVSQKHSKEQFESAQKIEQEYSKFFTGIVQGGTLPYICTQIMTIVDQEQSKVLWTPLGCP; translated from the exons GTTCCACGTACAGCGTTCTCTCCACCATGCCCTCTGACTCGGAAAGCAGCAGCTCCCTCAGTAGTGTCG GTTCGCCCGTTAACGGCGAAGCCTCTTCCCCGCCGCCAGCCATCAACGACAACCGGCATTCCGGCGACAACCTGGACACCATCTTGCTGCAGCTCCGCCAGGTGACCAGGGAGCGGGATGAGCTTCGCAAGCGTCTGGCGTTGGCATCGCCTGGGACCACCTTCGACGACTGCAG GCCGAATTCCAAAGCCAGTCATGACTACGAGCGTCTGAAAAGTCAGTGCATGAGGGCCATGGCAGATCTGCAGTCTCTCCAGAACCAGCATACCAAAACCCTCAAGAGGTGTGAGGAGGCTGTAAAGGAGGCTGACTTCTACCA CATGCTGCACAGCCGCGTGTTGGGTGACCAGGCccagctgaaggaggagatggaaacACTCAGGAGGGACAACGCCCAACTTGTCAGAGAGCACAACCACCTGAAGCAGAACTGCGAGGAGCTCAAGCGACTGCACGGTCAGGATCAGAAGGAGTTGGCCGACCTccggcagcagcaacagcag GTAATGAGAGAGAAGGGCTCGTCAGAGGTTTTAAACAAGCTATACGACACGGCCATGGACAAGCTGGAGAGCGTCAAGAAGGAGTATGACGCCCTGAGCAAGCGCTACAGCGAGAAGGTGGCTAACCACAACACGGACCTGAGCCGCCTGGAGCAAGCTGAGGAAGAGAACCGGAGGCTGCAGAAGCAGATGGACGCCTTGCTCAAACAGCGAGACTCGGCCATGCACTACCAGCAGCAGTACTCCACCTCGATGAGGAG GTTTGACTCAGTGCAGCAGGAGCTGAACAAGTCGTCGGCTCAGAACAAGGAGCTGCAGCGGGAGATGGAGCGGCTGCAGTCCGAGGTGACGCGCTACAAGAACTTGCAGCTCAAGTCGACCAAGGACTGCGAGAAGTACAAGGAGGAGAGGGACTCGGTGTTCAACGAGTACCGTCTGATCATGAGTGAGAGGGACCAGGTGATCAAGGAGCTGGACAAGCTGCAGACCGAACTGGAGGCAGCTGAGGCCCGACTGAAAAACACTTCATCAGAGCGGGTGGTGGCCAGCGAGGAGTTGGAGGCACTCAGACAG GAGCTGAACTCGTCCCTGGTGGATCGTGACAGGGCCATCTGTGAGAGGAATGAACTGCTGGAGAAGTACTGCCACGAGGTGAAGGACAAAGCCGAGGCCCAGAAGGAGCTGAGCCAGGCCTGCAAGGACATCGAGACGGTCCGGGAGGAGAGGGACGTGGCCCGCAAGGAGAGGACGGAAGCCATCATTCAAAGGGATCAGCTGCTCCGAGAGTACTATCAAGCCAGACAA AAACAAGACTCCGCTACCCTGGACATGGAACGAGCCAACAAGGAGATCGAGGTGCTGAGGAAACAGTATGAGGCCATGTCCCAGGAACTGAAGGAGGCCACACAGGAGGCTGAGGTGGCCAAATGTCGAAGGGACTGGGCCTTCCAAGAGAGGGACAAAATAGTGGCGGAGAGGGAGAGCATAAG GACTCTGTGTGATAACCTGCGCCGAGAAAGGGACCGGGCGGTCAGCGACCTGGCCGATGCCCTGCGGAATTTGGATGATATGAGGAAACAGAAGAACGATACGCTGCGAGAGGTTAAAGAACTAAA ggagaagatggagagccagctggagaaggaggccCGGTTCTGTCAGCTAATGGCTCACAGCTCTCACGACTCGGCCATCGACACGGACTCCCTGGAGTGGGAGACGGAGGTGGTGGAGTTCGAGAAAGACAGG GAGGACATGGATTTGAAGGCACTTGGGTTTGATATCGCTGAGGGGGTAAATGATCCGTATTTACCAGGAGATTGTGGGATATTTGTTACAAGGGTGGACAAAGGAAGTATCGCAGATGGAAGGTTAAG AGTGAATGATTGGTTGCTGAAGATTAATGACATGGACTTGACCAATAAGGACAGGAAGCAGGTGGTCAAGGCCGTCATTAACGGAGGAGGGCTGATAAACATGGTGGTACGAAGGAGGAAATCTCTCGGAGGAAGGCTCGTCACTCCTGTTCACATCAATCTGGTGGGACACAAAG ACAGCGGCATCGGCCTGGAAAGTGGGGTGTTTGTGACTGCCATTGTGCAGGGAAGTCCAGCAGCCAGAGAGGGCTCGCTCACGGTCGGCGACAGGCTGATTGCT ATAAATGGAATCGCTTTGGATAACAAGTCTGTGACGGAGTGTGAGGCTCTGTTGAGGAATTGCAGGGACTCCATCAGCCTCTCTCTCATGAAG TTTTTCCCTCACAGCACGTCAGGCCAGAACATCTTTGAGAGCCTGCGCGAGTCATCGGAGAAGACCAACGGGCGCGTTCACCTGTCGGAGGTTCACTCCCGGAACAGCCGCAACCTCAAACACAACAGCTCCACGCAGACGGACATCTTCTGCCCCGACGTCGGCAGTGCTAGCACAAGCAGTATCCCTGGGGACAGGAGGAAGCTCAGGGCCGAGCCCGATGATGTGTATGGCGACATGGGCAAGCCGTTCTCCACGGGCTCCCTCCACGCCACCAGCCTCCGACCAGCCTCAGACTTGGGGTCCGGCCGCTACGGGCCAAGCGCTTTCCAGGAGTGCTGTCCGTACACGAAGGCGCCTTCATCCCTGCCTTTTGAGCCCGTTTCTCCCTCGGACTGCATGTCAATGGAGACGACCCTGGAGAAGAAGCACAGTGGAGGTACGTGGCCCAAGATGATGGTGGGTGGTATGTCGGTTGCCCCGGATAACACCAGTCCAGTGACGGCAGCCACTCAACTCTCCATCTATAAATCACCCAAGCAGAGGAAGTCCATCTTCGATCCAGACACTTTCAAACGCCCTGAAACACCTTCCTCTAAGATGGAATACatggcagccaatcagatcgcAGCCgtagctgctgcagcttcccaCTCCCCACAGCCTTCAAAGACAgagtccctctcctcctcttccacacccaccccaacccccccgACCCCACCCACTCGCAGTGACTCCTTtaaattcaaacacaaacatcaaagcAGCTCTGCCTCTGACTGCACAATCACCTCGGACGGCAAGGGAGAGGCCGCCGTCTCCATGGCAGcgggagagagcagagagaggagcgaGCGAGAACGAGACAGGAACGGAAACCACTACTTTCTGGACGGCAAGGTCCTTACCTCAAGGAAGTCGTGCGATGAGGACATCGGTCGAACCAGAGGGGAAGAGCCGGAGGTGAAGAGGCCGCGGCCGAAGTCCGCCCCCGCCCTTCGACGCAGGATGACCCCCCAGACCATCACCCTTCCCACCTTCCAA AGCTACTCTAACGACGAGCATTCGCCTGAGCCCAGGGACATGCTGCGTTCCTCCCCGAGCCGCTCTCACAGACACAGCGTCGGCTTCGTCCCCACGGTCTACAACGGTACCCTACCTCCGA ATTCAGCCCACCGGGGGCTTTCTCCTTGCCCCGCTGTGACGGCCGTGATGAGGAACCCAGTGTACACTGTGCGCAGTCACCGCGTCCACACCAGCAACTGTCCGTCGGTCGCATCCCAGATTTGTCACCAGCACACCCACACCAG cCCACAACACCAGGGTCGTCTGAGCCTGGACTTGAGCCAGCAGAAGCGCACAAGCGACTACTCCGAATCCTCATCGTCACGCAGCAGCAGAGCTTCACACGGTACAAATTCACTGCCCTCCGGCGCTCGACTCG GTTCTTCCAATAACGTTCAGTACCGCACAGAGAGGATCAAGATCCCCTCCACTCCACGCTACCCTCGCTCCATGCTGGGGTCAGACAGAG GTTCCCTCTCGCACTCCGAGTGTAGCAGCCCCAGCCTCATCACACCTCCGCAGTCGCCGCTCAATCTGGAGACTTCCTCGTTCGCTAGCAGCCAATCGCAAGGCTCCATTTCCACTTTGCCCCGGATCTCCGTCAGCCCCGTGCCCATAGGGGAACGCAGGAAAGACAG ACCGTACTTGGAGGAACCTCGTAATGTCATCGTTCACAAAGGTGCAGAGCCTCTGGGCATCTCCATTGTCAGCGGCGAGAATGGAGGGATCTTCGTCTCTAAAGTTACAGGCGGCAGCATCGCCCACCAGGCGGGGTTGGAGTATGGAGACCAGTTACTGGAG TATAATGGCATCAACTTGCGGAACGCTACGGAGCAGCAGGCTCGCCTCATTATCGGCCAGCAGTGtgacaccatcaccatcatGGCCCAGTACAACCCGCACATGTACCAGCTGGGCAATCACTCTCGCTCCAG CTCCCGTCTGGAGCCGGTCAGTACTCAGTCGACTCCTCAGGGGAGCGGGGCCGCCACTCCGGACAATCACTCCGCCATCGATACACTCAGCGAACAGGACGAGGGCACgctcaccccctcctccaagCAGACCACGCCCACTACAAGCCCTCAAAATTTCGTCAG AATGCCGTCTGAGGGCAGCAGGAAGGTGGGTGAGCCTCGGCTTGTGATGGTGCGCAGGCCGGGCGTGGAAGTGGGCGTCACGCTTTGCGGAGGGAACCTACGCGGCGTCTACATAGAGAGTCTGGATGAGGACAGTCCTGCCAGAGGGGCCGACGGGCTTCTTGCTGGGGACCTCATTCTGGAG TATAACTCGGTGAATATGAAGAATAAGACGGCAGAAGAGGTGTACGTGGAGATGCTGAAGCCTGCGGAGACGGTCACGTTAAAGGTGCAGCATCGACCTGATGACTTCAGCATGGTCAAAGATGTTCCAGGAGATGGCTTTTATATTAG agCACTTTACGACCGGGTGGGGGAGGCCGAGGGGGACCTCAGTTTTAAGAAGGATGACATCCTGTACGTGGATGAGTCTTTACCAAAGGGCAGCTTCGGGACCTGGATGGCCTGGCAGCTAGATGAGAACGCACAGCAGATCCAGAGGGGGCAGATCCCCAGCAAGTACAT GATGGACCAAGAGTTTTACCGGCGACACAGTGTGACCGAAATGAAGGAAGATTCCGGTAAGACCCTCTCTGCGGCGGCCCGCCGATCCTTCTtcaggaggaaacagaaacacaaacgcAGTAGCTCCAAAGACAGCAAAGAGATGGTGGCTCTGGACACCATCAGCACAGATTCCATCCCCTTCCTCGATG aCTGTGTGAGCCTAGCATACCAGCGCGTGCAGAAGGTGGAGTGCGCCTCTCCCAGACCGGTTCTCCTCCTCGGGCCACTCACCGACCCCGTCAAGGAGATGCTGGTGAAAGAATCTCCTGGGAAGTTCTGCAGATGTGTACTGG AGGTGATGAAGGCCTCCCAGCAAGCCATCGAGCGGGGCGTCAAAGACTGCCTCTTCATCGACTACAAGCGCAGGAGCGGACATTTTGATGTGACCACTGTTGCGTCCATAAAAGAAATCACAGATAAG ggcTGCCACTGTTTGCTCGACATCGCCCCGCACGCCATTGAAAGACTGCACAGCGTTCACATTTATCCGATCGTCGTCTTCGTCCGTTACAAAAACGCCAAGCAGATCAA GGAGCAGAAAGATCCGATTTATCTGCGGGACAAAGTATCTCAAAAACATTCCAAGGAGCAGTTTGAAAGTGCACAGAAGATTGAGCAGGAGTACAGCAAATTCTTCACAG gtatTGTCCAAGGTGGCACGCTTCCTTACATTTGCACTCAGATCATGACTATAGTTGATCAAGAACAAAGTAAAGTCCTGTGGACTCCGCTCGGCTGCCCCTAG